The Sphingomicrobium aestuariivivum DNA window GATCACAAGTCGATGGACGAACTACGCAGCCTGTTTGCGAACTTCATGAAGGCCGGCACCCACGCCATCTTCAACGCCGATGACGAGGAAGCGCGCGCCATCGCCCCCGAGGGCGCGAAGGGCTTCGGTTTCGACCCCGCAAACGACCCCGCCTATCGCGGCCACGACCTCGAGCTCCATGACGAGGAAGTGCGTTTTACCTTGAGCCATGACGGCGAGGTCTATCCCGTCCACCTCCCCATGCCCGGCCGCCACAATGCGATGAATGCGCTCGCCGCACTCGCCGCCACCCATGCGGTCGGGGTCGAGCTTGCCGACGGCGCCGCCGCGCTGGCCCGCTTCGCCGGATTGAAGCGCCGCCTCGAGCGCGTGGGCGAGCATCACGGCATCACCGTCTATGACGATTTCGGGCACAATCCCGACAAGATCGCCGCCACGCTCGAGACGATGCGCGCGCGCGGTCGCCGCCTGCTCTCCATCTTCCAGCCGCACGGTTACGGCCCGCTCGCCAAGATGGGCGAGGAGCTTGCCGCTACCTTTGCCGACCATATGGGCGAAGACGACCGCCTGTTCCTGCCCGACCCCGTCTACCAGGGCGGCACGGTCGACAAGGCGCGCGGCTCCGACTGGCTCGCCCATGCGGTGCGCGAGGCCGGCGCCCATGCCATCCACATCGCCGAACGCGACGACATCGCGAAGGAAATCGCCGCCGATGCCCGTCCCGGCGACATCGTCCTCGTCATGGGCGCGCGCGACGACAGCCTGATCGCCTACGCCCGCGACCTCCTCGAGGCGATCGGCGGGCAGCAGCACTGATGGCGCGTCCCGTCGGCTGGATCCTCGATGCGGCCGACCGCGAGGCGCTGCTCGCCCATTTCCCGCCGCGCTATGCAGGCGTGGTCGCGCATCACGTCACCCTGTGGGGCCACCAGGCCAAGGCACCGGTTCCCCCGCATGCCAGCTTCGCCGTCATCGGCCACAGCGATGCGGGCGAGGGCGTGGAGGCGCTGGTGGTCCTTGTAAGCGGACAGCTCCACCGTCCCGACGGCAACCACTTCCATGTGACGTGGAGCATCGACCCCGATAGCGGCAAGGTGCCCAGGGACTCCAACGCGC harbors:
- a CDS encoding Mur ligase family protein translates to MDNGYFFCGIGGSGMLPLAAIIKARGANVSGSDRSLDAGRMAAKFDYLRSLGIDLHDQDGTGLQPGQTLVASAAVEDSVPDVVRARELGLARKARPELLAELLNAAATSIAIGGTSGKSTVTGMTGWILHEAARKPTVMNGAVMKNFAGPHAPFASALVGDPDLFVAEVDESDGSIALYRPTVALVNNISLDHKSMDELRSLFANFMKAGTHAIFNADDEEARAIAPEGAKGFGFDPANDPAYRGHDLELHDEEVRFTLSHDGEVYPVHLPMPGRHNAMNALAALAATHAVGVELADGAAALARFAGLKRRLERVGEHHGITVYDDFGHNPDKIAATLETMRARGRRLLSIFQPHGYGPLAKMGEELAATFADHMGEDDRLFLPDPVYQGGTVDKARGSDWLAHAVREAGAHAIHIAERDDIAKEIAADARPGDIVLVMGARDDSLIAYARDLLEAIGGQQH